GGCAACTGCCGCTGTGGAAGCGCTACTACATCGACATGAGGCCGGGGCTGGTCGTGGGCATCACCATTCCGCTGGTGCTGAGCCTGACCTTCCTGGCGATGTGGTATTTGAATATCGGCCTGCACAAGATTTCGCTGGGTTCGCTGATCATCGCGCTGGGGCTGCTGGTCGATGACGCCATCATTGCCGTCGAGATGATGGTGCGCAAGATGGAGGAGGGCTACGACAAGGTGCGCGCCGCCACCTTCGCCTACGAAATCACCGCCATGCCGATGCTGACCGGCACACTGATCACCGCCGCCGGTTTCCTGCCCATCGGGCTGGCCCGGTCGGTGACGGGCGAATACACCTATGCGATTTTTGCCGTCACGGTGGTGGCGCTGGTGCTCAGCTGGGTTGTCTCGGTGTACTTCGTGCCTTACCTGGGAACGCTGCTGCTCAAGGTGCCGCCGCATGTGCTGCAGGTGCAGGCCGGCGAGGACAACCCGCACGAGATGTTCGACAGCCCGTTCTACAACACCTTTCGCCGCACGGTGAACTGGTGCGTTGAGCATCGCTGGCTGACGATTGGCGCGACGGTGCTGATCTTTGCGCTGGGCATCGTCGGCATGGGCCGGGTGCAGCAGCAGTTCTTCCCGGACTCCAGCCGGCCCGAGATCATGGTCGATATCTGGTTCCCCGAAGGCACCTCGTTTGCCGCCAACGAAGCGACGGCCAAGCGCGTCGAGCAGCGCCTGATGCAGGAGGAGGGCGTGAACTCGGTCAGCACCTGGCTGGGCTCGGGCGTGCCGCGCTTTTACCTTCCGCTGGACCAGGTGTTTCCGCAGACCAACGTGTCGCAAATGATCGTGCTGCCCAGGGATCTGAAAATCCGCGAATCGCTGCGCATCAAGCTGCCGGCGCTGCTGGCCACCGAGTTTCCCGAGGTGCGCGGCCGCGTCAAGCTGCTGCCCAACGGACCGCCGGTGCCGTACCCGGTGCAGTTCCGCGTGGTCGGCATCGACCCGCTGGTGCTGCGCGAGCGCGCCGACGAGGTCAAGGCGGTGATGCGCGAAAACGCCAGCCTGCGCGGCGTCAATGACAACTGGAACGAATCGGTCAAGGTGATGCGCCTGGACGTTGACCAGTCCAAGGCGCGCGCGCTGGGCGTGACCAGCCAGTCGATTGCGCAGGCTTCGCGCACGATGCTCAGCGGCTCGACGGTAGGCCAGTTCCGCGAAGGCGACAAGCTCATCGACATCGTGCTGCGCCAGCCGCTGGACGAGCGCAGCGCGATCACCGATATCGGCAATGCCTATTTGCCGACCGCGTCGGGCCAGACCATTCCGCTCATGCAGATTGCCAAACCCGTGTTTGCCTGGGAGCCGGGCGTGATGTGGCGTGAAAACCGCGACTACGCCATCACGGTGCAGGGCGACATCGCCGAAGGCCTGCAGGGCGCGACCGTCACGGCGCAGCTGCTGCCCGCGCTCAAGGCGCTCGAAGCCAAATGGCACGGCAGCAGCATGAGCGGCTACCGCATTGAGGTGGCTGGCGCGGTCGAGGAAAGCAGCAAGGGCTCGGCGTCCATCGCGGCCGGGATTCCCATCATGCTGTTTTTGACCTTCACGCTGCTGATGCTGCAGCTGCACAGCTTCAGCCGCGCCATGCTGGTGTTCATCACAGGTCCACTGGGCATTGCCGGCGTGGCCGGGGCCTTGATCCTGCTGGGCCGGCCGTTCGGCTTCGTGGCCTTGCTCGGCGTGATTGCGCTGATGGGCATGATCCAGCGCAATTCCGTCATCCTGATTGACCAGATCGAGCAGGACCGGGCCAGTGGCGTGCCGGCCTGGGACGCGATTGTCGAGTCCGCCGTGCGCCGCCTGCGGCCCATCGTGCTGACGGCGGCGGCGGCCGTGCTGGCCATGATTCCGCTGTCGCGCAGCGTGTTCTGG
This DNA window, taken from Polaromonas hydrogenivorans, encodes the following:
- a CDS encoding efflux RND transporter permease subunit yields the protein MTQPTHDKAAGPGDVPSEKFNLSRWALEHPALTRYLLLVLMVLGFSAYFQLGQDEDPPFTFRAMVVRTYWPGATAQQVAEQVTDKLERTLQEAPYADKIRSYSKPGESQIIFQIKDSSRASEVPNVWYSVRKKIGDMRGTLPAGVQGPFFNDDFGDVYGVIYALESDGFSYAELKLFADDVRQQLLRVPDVSKVELFGVQDEKVFIEVSQKRLATLGLDLNQVLAQLGQQNAIESAGTVQTPLDVVQVRVAGQFEAVEQLRAMPIRGSSGKQFLLGDIAEIRRGYVDPPVVKVHHQGKEVIALGVAMTKGGDIIRLGKSLETLSASVDRNLPAGVKLVHMQDQPKAVAGSVNEFVGVLIEAVLIVLAVSFISLGLHKRPHQGPGQLPLWKRYYIDMRPGLVVGITIPLVLSLTFLAMWYLNIGLHKISLGSLIIALGLLVDDAIIAVEMMVRKMEEGYDKVRAATFAYEITAMPMLTGTLITAAGFLPIGLARSVTGEYTYAIFAVTVVALVLSWVVSVYFVPYLGTLLLKVPPHVLQVQAGEDNPHEMFDSPFYNTFRRTVNWCVEHRWLTIGATVLIFALGIVGMGRVQQQFFPDSSRPEIMVDIWFPEGTSFAANEATAKRVEQRLMQEEGVNSVSTWLGSGVPRFYLPLDQVFPQTNVSQMIVLPRDLKIRESLRIKLPALLATEFPEVRGRVKLLPNGPPVPYPVQFRVVGIDPLVLRERADEVKAVMRENASLRGVNDNWNESVKVMRLDVDQSKARALGVTSQSIAQASRTMLSGSTVGQFREGDKLIDIVLRQPLDERSAITDIGNAYLPTASGQTIPLMQIAKPVFAWEPGVMWRENRDYAITVQGDIAEGLQGATVTAQLLPALKALEAKWHGSSMSGYRIEVAGAVEESSKGSASIAAGIPIMLFLTFTLLMLQLHSFSRAMLVFITGPLGIAGVAGALILLGRPFGFVALLGVIALMGMIQRNSVILIDQIEQDRASGVPAWDAIVESAVRRLRPIVLTAAAAVLAMIPLSRSVFWGPMAVAIMGGLIVATVLTLLALPAMYAAWFRVKREDGATAASA